CCGAAATCAACGATGGTTAATATATTTTACGACAATCGTTGAATGAGATCCTTCTCCGTTCGAAAGAGTGTTTTGACATCCGAAAAAAATTTTGGAAGTAACTTTGTATTATCGTATTAATCTTAATTTTCGTAATACCGGTACTTTTGACTTTTTCTAACATATATCGATTATTGTCGAAGCAGATATTTTAGGTGGATATCATCAAACCTGTAATAAAATTTAGAGAATGGGTATAATCTCCGGATTACGGGCCGATCGCTATATCTCGCCAATGATAAGATGAGATTGGACTGCGACTGAGAACAATCACACAAACCTTTGAGATGCGGTTTTCAAAACTGATAATCAGTAGATATAATCATGGAAGAACAGATTTAATTTGAATAGATAGTCTTCGTTTTTGTGACTATCTCGGTCCTTCTTGTCATCGTGGCGGTTGCTCCAGCATTGCTAATCCTTTTCTACATGGTCAAATTAAGAATCTTCGAGCCAATAGGTCTCACATCGAAAATAAAAGGATCATTACACGATTTCTATGCCACGTTAAGGCAAGCACCGAAGTCAACTCGACCAAAAGTACAGATCCGGGGCTCCAAGAATAAGTCTCTCGTATGTCAGATTTGCCTCGGGATGATAAAAGATGGACTAGACTATGCGGTCTGTGCTTGTGGGAAGATATTTCATTTGGTCTGTATCCAGCGCACTGGGTTCTGCCCCTATTGTGAAGAAATATTTTCGGATAATAATCCAAAATGGAAGCTTATTTCGAATGAAGGACGAGCATTGTTTTATGTGGGTAACAAGACTGATAGCCAGTTGGTCGATTCGTTCAGGTGTCCAATTTGTGGTGCTCACAATCCTTTAACCAGCGACTCCTGCAAATGTGGTGCGATTTTTGTACACGAAGGGGAGATATTCCTCTGCCCTTCTTGCGGAGCATATGTTCGAGAGCAAGACGAGAGGTGTTCGAATTGCGGTGAGCTCTTCGAGAGATATGAACTTGATATCTGCCCGTTTTGTGGAGCAACCATCGAGAATGCAGATGCATGTGATAAGTGTGGAACGGTCTTCGGTAATAAATGCCCCGAATGCGGCCACGAGTTAGAACCCGAAGAGTCTATCTGCATGTACTGCGGAACGGTCTTTGAATTGATTCAACCTACTGCGTCGCTGCATTCTAGTGTAGCTGATCTAAGGCACGACTAAACACTTCGGAACATATTGAAGTTCCTATACAAGGTGCCATAAACGGATTTAAATACTGGCATTTAGATAAAGTCAATAGGATGGGTGCACGATGAAATCTATTTTGGATAGGGTTCTGGAAACGGATGAGGGAAGATCTACAGCAACAGATGATAAGCCAGTTTCCATTCGTCAACCAACTGCAGATGACGAA
Above is a window of Methanomassiliicoccales archaeon DNA encoding:
- a CDS encoding zinc-ribbon domain-containing protein, with product MTISVLLVIVAVAPALLILFYMVKLRIFEPIGLTSKIKGSLHDFYATLRQAPKSTRPKVQIRGSKNKSLVCQICLGMIKDGLDYAVCACGKIFHLVCIQRTGFCPYCEEIFSDNNPKWKLISNEGRALFYVGNKTDSQLVDSFRCPICGAHNPLTSDSCKCGAIFVHEGEIFLCPSCGAYVREQDERCSNCGELFERYELDICPFCGATIENADACDKCGTVFGNKCPECGHELEPEESICMYCGTVFELIQPTASLHSSVADLRHD